Part of the Streptomyces sp. NBC_01264 genome, GCCCGGCCAGCGGCACGAGGGCCACGGCGACCGGGATGCCCGGCTCGAAGCGGACCGCGGTGCCGGCGGCGATGTCGAGGCGCAGTCCGCGGGCGGCCGTACGGTCGAAGTCGAGGCCGGGGTTGGCCTCGGCGAAGTGGTAGTGCGAGCCGACCTGGACGGGCCGGTCGGCGGCGTTGAGCACGGTGATTCGGGTGACGGGCCGGCCTTCGTTGAGGCGCACCGGGCCGTCCCCGTAGGCGATTTCGCCGGGGATCATGCGGGTACTCGCTCTCAGACGATGGGGTCGTGGACGGTGACGAGCTTGGTGCCGTCCGGGAAGGTCGCCTCGACCTGGACGTCGTGGATCATCTCGGGTATCCCCTCCATGACCTCCTCGCGGGAGAGCACGGTGCGCCCGGAGGCCATGAGCTCGGCCACCGTCCGCCCGTCGCGGGCCCCTTCGAGGATGTGTGCGGTGATCAGGGCTATCACCTCGGGATGGTTGAGGAGCACGCCCCGCGCCTTGCGTCTCTCGGCCACGTCGGCGGCCACGTGGATGAGCAGTCTCTCCTGCTCGTGGGGGGTCAGCTGCACAGCAATCACCAAGCTTCCGGGACATGATCAACATTGCGCCGAGCCGACCTTACGGGCCGTCAACACTTTGTTGACCTGCGCATATCCGAGCCAACCGCGTCTTGCCCAACACAGGGAAAGGCTTTCCGTCCCGCCCACCGCCGCTTTGCCGGCGCATGGGTGACCATTGACGGAAGGAACGTGGCCGCCACGCTAGGGGCCGTGTTTTTCCGCTGAGTTAACCCACGTTTCGAGCAGGTACCCGGTTCAACTCCGGGCGTCGCACAGCCCGGTTCCGTATACGGAGCCGTCCACGAGGAGCAGCATGTTCGCGAACCCCGTCCACCACATCACCTTCGACGCGCAGGAGCCGTACGCACTGGCCCGGTTCTGGTCCGAGGTCACCGGCTGGCCCATTCACCCGGACGACCTGGCGGATGACCCCGAGATCTCTCTGGTGCCGGGGCAGCCGGGGGTGACCGGACTGCTGTTCATCCGGGTACCGGAGGGCAAGTCCGCGAAGAACCGCGTCCACTTGGACATCCAGCCGACCAACGGCACGCGCGACGAGAACGTGGAGCGGCTGATCGCGCTCGGCGCGAAGCTCCAGGGCGACCACCGCAGGGAGGACGGCAGCGGCTGGGTCACTCTGACCGACCCGGAGGGCAACGAACTGTGCATAGAGCGCAGTGCGGCGGAGCGCGCCGGGGCCTGATCCGGCGATCGCCGGAGCGGGTCGGTCAACAGCCCGCGCGCGTCCCCGCCGGGGCGCCGGCCCCCGCCCAGGGCAGGGCGATCCACACGGTCTTGCCCCCGTCCTCGGTCGGGCTGACCGAGAGCCGGCCGCCCGCCTCCGCGGCGAGCCAGCGGATGATGACCATGCCCCGGCCGTTGTCCTGCTGGACGGCGGCCGGGAGCCGCTTGGGCCAGCGCGGGTGGCTGTCGGTGACCCCGATGCGCAGCCACTCCTCGCGCTCCAGGCGGATGTCCACGGTGAAGGTCGGTGACTGGCCGAAGGTGTGCTGCACGGAGTTGGTGGCCAGTTCCGAGACGATGAGCCGGATGCTGTCCGCGGCTTCGGTCTCCTCGGACAGTCCCCACTCACCCAGCACCTCCGCGACGTAGCGGCGGGCGGCCGCGACCGAGGCGGGATCGCTCGGCAGAGTGACGGATGCTTCCAGGTGATCTGCCATGGCGACGGTCCCTTTCCCACCGGGGCGAAGCCGCCCCGGATCTGTGCTGGACGCCAGAGTGCCACCCATCGTCCCGTCGTTTCCGCAGATCCCTCAAGATATGCATATATCTGTCGCTCGATGCGGTGAACTCTGCTACGGAAGAGCGTATTTGGACGGCAGACTGGTGCGACCTGTGCCGGTGGAAGGAGGCGGGTGTGCAGCACGGTCCCGCAGTGCGTCGGCGCAAGCTCGGCGAGGAACTGCGTGCCCTTCGCGACCGGTCCGGACTCACCAGTGGTGAGGCGGCCCGGCTGGCGGGGTGGCACCAGTCGAAGATCAGTCGTATCGAGACGGGGCGCAGCGGCGTCAAGGTGGAGGACATCCGGATCCTGCTCGACGTCTACGGGGAAGACGTGGTGAGCGCACAGCAGCGCGCCCTACTGGAGGCCCTGTCGGCCTCGGCGGCGGGGCCCGCCCCGGACGCCGACACCGGGCGCGGGCGCCAGTGGTGGCACGACTACCAGGGGCTGCTGCCGCAGGAGTACCGGGACTTCATCAGCCTGGAGGCGGGCGCCCGCTCGGCCCGCACCGTCGAACTGTCGGTGGTGCCGGGGCTGCTGCAGACCCCCGAGTACGCGCGCGCCGTGACCCGGGCCACGCTGGGCGGGCTGCCGGAGCCGAAGGTGGACGCGCTGGTCGACGTACGGCTGGCGCGTCAGTCCGTGCTGCGGGCCGATCCGCCGCTTGAGCTGAGCGCGGTGCTGGACGAGGCGGTGCTGCGGCGCACGATCGGCGGGGCGGGGGTGATGGAGGAACAGTTGAGGCACCTGGTGCAGGTGGCGCGTTTGCCCCAAGTACGGCTTCAGGTACTGCCGTTCAGCGTGGGGGGACATCTCGGCCTGACAGGACCGTTCGTCATCTTCTCATTTCCGAACATCGCCGATCTGGATGTGGTGGTACTCGACCATTTGACGAGTAGCCTCTATCTGGAGCGGAAGGAAGACCTTGAGGCGTACAGCGCCGCGTTCCGCACCATCCAGGCGCACGCCCTCCCGCCCCGCGATTCGTCGGATCTCATCAGCGCCCTCGCTGACGACGCGTAAGGAGGCACCCCCGTGTCCGCAACCCCCTTATCCACAGGCGGACTTCTGAACAGCGCGCGGTGGCGGCGAAGCAGCCGCAGCACCGGAATGAACAACTGTGTGGAAACGGCCGTCCTCAGCGGCGGCCTGCTCGCCGTCCGCGATTCCAAGCGGACGGACGGCCCGGCGGTGCTCTTCACCGGGCCGGCCTGGGACGGCTTCCTCGTCTCCGTCCGCGCGGATCTCGGGACGTAGGACGTAGGGACGCAAGACACGCAAGACCTGCACGACCTGCACGACCTGCACGACCTGCACGATGCGCAAGAACCCGAGCGCCCGTAACGGCTCCGCTCAGCGGTCCGTGGCTCCGGCCGGAGCGGTCTGAAGGATCGTCTCCACCGCACGGCTGATCTCGACCCCCGTGAGATCCGCCCGCGCGGTCAGTCGCAGCCGGGAGATGCCGTCCGGCACCGACGGCGGCCGGAAGCACCCCACGGACAGACCTGCCCCGCGGCAGTCGGCGGCCCAGCGCAGTGCCGCCGACGCCGACGGGGCCCGTACCGACACCACGGCCGCGTCCGGCCGGGCCGCGGTCAGGCCGGACGCGGTGAGCCGCCCGTACAGTTCGGCGGCCACCGCGCGGGCGCGGTCCGCGCGCTCCGGTTCCCGCTCCAGCAGGCGCAGGGCCGCCAGTGCGGCGCCGGTCGCGGCCGGGGCCAGCCCGGTGTCGAAGATGAAGGTCCGCGCCGTGTTGACCAGGTGCCGGATCACCTTCGCCGGGCCGAGCACCGCACCGCCCTGGCTGCCCAGGGACTTCGAGAGGGTCAGCGTCGCGACCACCCCGGGAGCCCCGGCGAGCCCGGCGGCGTGCAGCGCCCCCCGCCCGCCCTCGCCCAGTACCCCGAGGCCGTGCGCGTCGTCCACGAGCAGGGCCGCGCCCTCGGCCCGGCACGCCTCGGCGTGGGCCGCGAGCGGGGCGGCGTCCCCGTCGACGGAGAACACCGAGTCGGTGACCAGCAGCGCCCGGCCCTGGTGGGCGGCGAGGGTCTTGCGGGCGGCCTCCGGGTCGGAGTGCGGGACGACGGCGGTGTCGGCGCGCGAGAGCCGGCAGCCGTCCACGATCGAGGCGTGGTTGCCCGCGTCCGAGACCACCAGGGTGCCCCGGTCGCTGAGCGCGGTGACGGCGGCCAGGTTCGCCGCGTACCCGGAGGAGAGGACCAGCGCCGCCTCGAACCCGCAGAAGGCGGCGAGCTCCCGCTCCAGTTCGGCGTGCAGTTCGGTGGTGCCGGTGACCAGCCGCGATCCGGTGGCCCCCGCGCCCCAGCGCTCGGCGGCCTCGCGCGCCCCCCGTACGGTCTCCGGGTGCCGGGAGAGCCCGAGGTAGTCGTTGCTCGCCAGGTCCAGGAGCGGGGAGGCCGCCGGACGCGGACGCAGCGTCCGGACGAGTCCGGCCTGCTCCCTGGCCCGCTCCGCGTCGTCGATCCAGGAGAAGACGTCCACGGGGGCGGGGGTGTGCTGGTGCGGCATCGACGGTCCTCGGGTTTTTGTCGGCAGTCCACAGACCTGCCCGACCCTAACCGCCCGTGACCCCTGCGTCAGGTGTGGCGATACACACACCTTCTTCCGGCCATGTTGTTCGATCTCTCCTTGGCCGGGAGTGCCCGTGTGGGACAGGATCGGCATCATGGACCTGCTGAACACCCTCGTGGACAAGGGGCTGCGGCGTGAGCTGCCGACCCGCGAAGAGGCACTCGCCGTGCTGGCGACCTCTGACGACGAACTGCTCGACGTGGTGGCCGCGGCCGGCAAGGTGCGCCGACAGTGGTTCGGACGCCGGGTCAAGCTGAACTACCTGGTCAACCTGAAGTCGGGGCTCTGCCCCGAGGACTGCTCGTACTGTTCCCAGCGCCTGGGATCGAAGGCCGAGATCCTCAAGTACACGTGGCTGAAGCCCGAGGAGGCCTCCCAGGCCGCCGCCGCGGGCGTCGCGGGCGGGGCCAAGCGGGTCTGTCTGGTGGCGAGCGGCCGCGGTCCGACGGACCGCGACGTGGACCGGGTCGGCAAGACGATCGCGGCCATCAAGGAGGCGAACGAGGGCGTCGAGGTGTGCGCCTGCCTCGGTCTGCTCTCGGACGGCCAGGCCGAGCGCCTGAAGGACGCGGGCGCGGATGCCTACAACCACAACCTGAACACTTCCGAGGCCACGTACGGCCAGATCACCAAGACCCACACCTACGCGGACCGGGTCGACACGGTGCAGAAGGCGCACGCCGCCGGCCTGTCGGCCTGCTCGGGCCTGATCGCGGGCATGGGCGAGAGCGACGAGGACCTCGTCGACGTCGTCTACGCGCTGCGCGAGCTCGACAGCGACTCGGTCCCGGTCAACTTCCTGATCCCCTTCGAGGGCACCCCGCTCGCCAAGGAGTGGAACCTCACCCCGCAGCGCGCCCTGCGCATCCTCGCGATGGTCCGCTTCGTCTGCCCCGACGTCGAGGTCCGCATCGCGGGAGGCCGCGAGGTGCACCTGCGCACCCTGCAGCCGCTGGCGCTGCACATCGCGAACTCGATCTTCCTCGGCGACTACCTGACCAGCGAGGGCCAGGCCGGACAGGCCGACCTCGAGATGATCGCGGACGCCGGTTTCGAGGTGGAGGGCGCCGGTACGACGACCCTTCCCGCGCACCGCTCCGACATCGCGGCGGCGGCCACCGCCACCGGCGGCTGCGGTTCGAAGGGCTCCGGCGCCTCGGTCTGCGGCTCCTCCGCCACGGACGAGGCGGCCGGCTGCGGTTCGGCGTGCGGCGGCTGCTCGGGTCACGCCGGGCACGAGGCCCCCGTACCGGTCCAGGCGGAGGCCGGTGACGTCCGCTCCGACCTGGTGGCGGTCCGCCGTCGCGGTGCGGGAACGGATCTCGCGCCCAATGCCTAATGGGACGTATCGGGTCGTAGAGACTTGATGTTGTAGCCGCCAGCAGGTGAGCACTTCCGATGCCGGAGCCGTTCGAGTTCTGTGGTCAGACCGTGCCCCTGCTGGTCGGCCGGGAGGCCATGACCGCTGATGGGATGGCGTGCCCGCCCACGGGCGTGAGCACTGGATCCATTAGGCCGCGTGCCGTGCCTTCCGCAGGCTGCTGTGCAACTGAACGAACGGATACGAGCGGGAGAGAACTGTTGCTGCTGATCGGTGACGACTGGGCCGAAGACCATCACGATGTCGAGGTCCAGGACGGGACGGGCCGCAAGCTGGCCGTCGCGACCCTGCCCGAGGGGGTGGAGGGCATCGCGAAACTGCACGCGCTCATCGCGAAGTACGGTGGCGCGGATGTGGACTCCGCCGAGGTGGTGGTGGGGATCGAGACCGATCGCGGCCCGTGGGTGCAGGCCCTGATCGCCTCCGGCTACCAGGTGTTCGCGATCAACCCGAGGCAGGTCAACCGGTTCAAGGAACGCTACGGAACCTCCGGCGCCAAGAGCGATAAAGGCGATGCGCACGCGCTGGCAGACATGGTCCGTATCGACCGTGACCAGTTGCGGCCCGTCGCTGGAGACAGCGAGCAGGCCCAGGCCGTGAAGGTCGTCGCCCGTGCCCACCAGACACTGATCTGGGAACGCACCCGCACCTTCCAGCGGCTGCGCAATACGCTGCGCGAGTACTTCCCCGCGGCCCTGGACGCCTACGCCGACTTGGCGCTGACCAGCACGGACGCACTGGAGCTGCTGATCAAGGCGCCCACGCCCGCCACCGCGGCGAAGCTGACGCGCCCC contains:
- the bioB gene encoding biotin synthase BioB, yielding MDLLNTLVDKGLRRELPTREEALAVLATSDDELLDVVAAAGKVRRQWFGRRVKLNYLVNLKSGLCPEDCSYCSQRLGSKAEILKYTWLKPEEASQAAAAGVAGGAKRVCLVASGRGPTDRDVDRVGKTIAAIKEANEGVEVCACLGLLSDGQAERLKDAGADAYNHNLNTSEATYGQITKTHTYADRVDTVQKAHAAGLSACSGLIAGMGESDEDLVDVVYALRELDSDSVPVNFLIPFEGTPLAKEWNLTPQRALRILAMVRFVCPDVEVRIAGGREVHLRTLQPLALHIANSIFLGDYLTSEGQAGQADLEMIADAGFEVEGAGTTTLPAHRSDIAAAATATGGCGSKGSGASVCGSSATDEAAGCGSACGGCSGHAGHEAPVPVQAEAGDVRSDLVAVRRRGAGTDLAPNA
- a CDS encoding VOC family protein, whose translation is MFANPVHHITFDAQEPYALARFWSEVTGWPIHPDDLADDPEISLVPGQPGVTGLLFIRVPEGKSAKNRVHLDIQPTNGTRDENVERLIALGAKLQGDHRREDGSGWVTLTDPEGNELCIERSAAERAGA
- a CDS encoding urease subunit beta, which encodes MIPGEIAYGDGPVRLNEGRPVTRITVLNAADRPVQVGSHYHFAEANPGLDFDRTAARGLRLDIAAGTAVRFEPGIPVAVALVPLAGLRTVPGLRGETGGPLDG
- a CDS encoding urease subunit gamma: MQLTPHEQERLLIHVAADVAERRKARGVLLNHPEVIALITAHILEGARDGRTVAELMASGRTVLSREEVMEGIPEMIHDVQVEATFPDGTKLVTVHDPIV
- a CDS encoding 8-amino-7-oxononanoate synthase translates to MPHQHTPAPVDVFSWIDDAERAREQAGLVRTLRPRPAASPLLDLASNDYLGLSRHPETVRGAREAAERWGAGATGSRLVTGTTELHAELERELAAFCGFEAALVLSSGYAANLAAVTALSDRGTLVVSDAGNHASIVDGCRLSRADTAVVPHSDPEAARKTLAAHQGRALLVTDSVFSVDGDAAPLAAHAEACRAEGAALLVDDAHGLGVLGEGGRGALHAAGLAGAPGVVATLTLSKSLGSQGGAVLGPAKVIRHLVNTARTFIFDTGLAPAATGAALAALRLLEREPERADRARAVAAELYGRLTASGLTAARPDAAVVSVRAPSASAALRWAADCRGAGLSVGCFRPPSVPDGISRLRLTARADLTGVEISRAVETILQTAPAGATDR
- a CDS encoding ATP-binding protein — translated: MADHLEASVTLPSDPASVAAARRYVAEVLGEWGLSEETEAADSIRLIVSELATNSVQHTFGQSPTFTVDIRLEREEWLRIGVTDSHPRWPKRLPAAVQQDNGRGMVIIRWLAAEAGGRLSVSPTEDGGKTVWIALPWAGAGAPAGTRAGC
- a CDS encoding DUF397 domain-containing protein, whose translation is MSATPLSTGGLLNSARWRRSSRSTGMNNCVETAVLSGGLLAVRDSKRTDGPAVLFTGPAWDGFLVSVRADLGT
- a CDS encoding helix-turn-helix domain-containing protein, producing MQHGPAVRRRKLGEELRALRDRSGLTSGEAARLAGWHQSKISRIETGRSGVKVEDIRILLDVYGEDVVSAQQRALLEALSASAAGPAPDADTGRGRQWWHDYQGLLPQEYRDFISLEAGARSARTVELSVVPGLLQTPEYARAVTRATLGGLPEPKVDALVDVRLARQSVLRADPPLELSAVLDEAVLRRTIGGAGVMEEQLRHLVQVARLPQVRLQVLPFSVGGHLGLTGPFVIFSFPNIADLDVVVLDHLTSSLYLERKEDLEAYSAAFRTIQAHALPPRDSSDLISALADDA